The genomic interval CCGTAGTGGGCGACGAGCTCGGTCGTCTTCCCGTCCGGATGGCGCCGCTGGATCCGGATGGTCTTGGACGCCCGGTCCGTCAACCCCCCCGCTTTCGCGATCACCGCGAGGAGCGTCACCGCGTCGTTGCCGTCGAACTCGAGCGCCCCGGGCGTCTTCACTTCGCCGAGACAGAAGACCTTCACCGTCGACTTCGCGGGGACGTTGATGACGTCCGAGGGAAAGATCGGAACGTTCCACAGCATGGACGCGTTCTGCAGCAGGTCGTCCGTCGAGAGCTCCAGCGTGTCGGAAAGCGAGTTCTCCGCCCGGCGGAGCACGTAGATCTTCTTTCCCGCCTGCGGGGTGAGCCCGCCGGCCGCCGAGATCGCCTGGAGCAGCGTCCAGTTCCCGGAAACGGTGAGCGAGCCCGGCTTCGCGACGGCGCCGAGCACCGACACCGGCTTGTCCTGGTATTCCTTGATCACGATCGAGACGCTGGCGCGGTTGACGTACTTGTCTTTCAGCATCTCCTCGAGCCGCGACGCCGCCTCACCGGCGGTCATGCCCCCGACCGGGAATTCGCCGAGCAGCGGGAGGTCGATCTTCCCGGCGTCGGAAACACGGCGCTCCACGTTCAGCTCCGGCACCTCGAACACCTTGACGTCGAGGAGATCCTTCGGCCCGATGCGGTACTCGGATCCGGCGCCGGAGGCGATCGGCGGAGCGCCGAGGAGGACCGCGAAGAGAGCGGCGGCGGCGATCGCGATGCGCGCCCGCGCGCTCACAGGTTCGTCCTCACGACGACGAGGCCGCTCCCGGCCGTCGGGGAAGCGAGGATGCGGATCGTCCGGGCCGGCCGCCCCGGCTTGGAGAGCACGACGTCGTGGACCGCGGGGCCGGTGAGGAGCATCGGCGCCGACGGCGTGAAACGGTCCGCCTCGCCGGTCGGCTCGCCGTCGACGGCGACCTCGGCCCCCCGGAGCTCCGGGGCGAAAGCGATCCGGCCCGCGGTGACGTATTCCGCCCGAGGGATCCGGCGGAAGCTCCGCCGCTCGAGCCGCGCCAGCTCGGCGGCGGCGATGGTGCCCGGAGCGTTCGAGGGATCGGCGACGACGCGAAGCCGCAGCTCGCGATATCCGGGGAGAACGGCGCGGACCGCGTGCTCACCGGAAGCGAGCGGGAAGGGCCGTCCGCCCCCTCCGCCCCAGTCGGCGGAGACGCCGACGTACCGGCCGTCCACGAAGAGCCGCGCCTGGTCCGGGCGGATCTCGAAGACGACCGAGCGCCCGGTCCGGAGCTCGCGATCGAAGAAACCGCGCGCAACGGGAGCAACGGGAGAAGAAGCGGAAGCCGCGGCCGGAGCGGTGCCCGGCGCCGCGGCGCGGACCGCCAGGGGGCGGGGCGCCGGGGGCTTTTCGAGAGCGACGGGAACCGGCGCGGGGCGCAGGACGGGGGGCGCAACGACGGGGGGCGCAACGACGGGGGCCGCCGCGGCGCGGGCCGGACTCTCCGCGACCGGAGGTGTCGGCGGACGCACTTCGACGGACGGCGCCGCCGGGGGCGCCGGAGCCGGAGCCGGCCGGCGCTCGGCGTCGCGGAGGTCCTCGAGTCTCAGGCCGGGAAGTCTCTGGCGGGCGAGCGCCTCGAATTCGCCTTTCATCTCGGGAGCGAGCGCCAGGCGGCCCCAGGAGGGAAAGAGCGCCTGGACTGCCTGGAAACGGCGCAGCGTGGCCTCGGCATCGGCGATCCGGCCGGCACGCTGCTGGGCGACGGCGAGCCAAACGAGGCATCTCGAGAGCTTCTCGGGCCGGTCGAGCAACCCGAAACTCGCGACGCGCAGATCGTCGGCGGCCTCGGCGGCGCGCCCGGCGGAGAGCGCCTGCTCTCCGATCGTGAGCCGGCCTTCGTAGAACGCGTCGGGGGACGGGGTGGAGGCCGGAGGCGGTACGGCGGGCTGGGGCGCGGGCGGGACCGCGGGACCGGCGGGTTCGGCGACGCCCGGCCCGGGTGCCCCCGCGGCCGATCCGGCCAATGCCACCGCGACCGCGGCCGTCGCCGCGAAAAAACGGAATCGATTCATGATCACCCCGGGAACTGCCGTCCAGCGAGAACGGCGGGCGACTCGGTGCGCGCGAGCGCCGGGAACCGCGACACGTTGTCCCGGCGGACGTCGGCCGCCGGAGCTTCTTCGGGAGCATGAGGCGCGAGCTTCGATTCGGGCAGGAGCCCGGACAGGCGCTCCCGCACGGCGTCGCCCCGTCCCTCTCGCGCGAGCCGCTCGAGTTCGACGACGGAACGCGCGACCACTTCCGCCGGCCAGGAGGCGAGGCGGCCGATGAAGATCCGCGGATGCCGCGTCTTCTCCATCTTCTCGTCGGTCATCTCGAGCTCTTCGAAGAGCTTCTCTCCCGGCCGGAGGCCGGTGAAGACGATGTCCATGTCCTCGTACGGGGTGAGCCCCGTCAGCGCGATCATCTGCTCCGCGATGTCGAGGATGCGGACCGGCTCGCCCATGTCGAGAACGAAGATCTCGCCCCCCCCTCCCATCGCGCCCGCCTGGAGCACGAGCTGCGTCGCCTCCGGGATCGTCATGAAATACCGTTTCATCTCGGGGTGGGTGACCGTCACCGGCCCGCCGCGGCGGATCTGCTCGCGGAAGATCGGGATCACCGAACCGACCGATCCCATGACGTTGCCGAACCGGACGGCGAGGAACCGCGTCGCGTAGCGCTTGGCGAGATCCTGGACGACGAGCTCCGCCATCCGCTTGGACGCGCCCATCACGGACGTCGGGCGGACCGCCTTGTCCGTGGAGATCAGGACGAACGCTTCGACTCCGAATTCGCCGGCGAGCTCGCCGACGATGCGCGTTCCTCCGACATTGTTCTTGATCGCTTCCGCCGGGTTGCTCTCCATCATCGGCACGTGCTTGTGGGCGGCGGCGTGGAGGACCACTTCCGGCCGGTACTCGGAGAAGATCGCGCGGAGCCTCGGCTCGTCGACGACGTCCGCGATCAGCGGAACGACGGAAACGTCGGGGAAGACGCGCGCCGCTTCGCGCTCGATCGAGAAGAGCGCGAACTCCGCGCGCTCGACCAGAAGGATCCGGGAGGGCCGGTATCGCGCGATCTGGCGGACGAGCTCCGATCCGATCGACCCGCCCGCGCCGGTCACCATCACGGTGCGCGCCCGGAGGAATTCGCCGATCTGTCCCTCGTCGAGCTGCACGCGCTCGCGTCCCAGCAGATCCTCGATTTCGACGTCGCGGATCCGCGTGACCTTCACCTTCCCCTGGAGCACTTCGTAGAGGCCGGGAATGATCCGGACCTTCACCGGAATCGACCGGCAGAGATCGAGGAGCCGCAGGATCTCGCTCCGGCGGATCCGCGCGATCGTGATGACCACCTGGCCGACGCCGTGTTGCTGGACCAGCCGCGGAATGTCCCGCGTCGTTCCGAGAACCCGGATTCCGTGGATCTCGGCGCCGACCTTCCGGACGTCGTCGTCGACGAAGCCCTTGACGTCGAGGTCGATGTCGCCGCGACCGACGATTTCGCGCGCCGCGAGCACTCCCGCCTGGCCGGCGCCGACGAGGAGAACGGCGTGCTTCTCGCCGGCCGGCTGAGCGCGACGGTCCTCGGCGTGACGGCTTCGTTCGAAGGCGACGCGGCGGAGCACCCGGAGAGCGAGAACGCCGCCGAACGCGAACGCCGAGCTCGTCACGATCACGGAGACCGGCACGCGGAACAACGCGAGACGCTCGGGAGCCAGGAAGCGGATCGCGGCGAGGACCGCCGCGGAGCCGAGCGCCGCCCGCAGGAACGCGCGACCTTCGCGGATGCCCACGTAGCGCCAGATGAACCGGTAGACGCCCGCGGAGATCAGCGCGAAGAACTGCACCAGGACGACGAGCGGGAGCTGCGTCCAGCACGCCCGGGCGTCCGCGGACCGCCAGGAAAAATCGAAACGGAGAGCGTATGCGAGGACGAACGCCGCCGCGAGAACCGTGAAATCCAGTGCGATCTGAATCTGGCGGACGAAAGCGCGGGAGAGACTCGGGCGAACGTTCATCGTGCATCCGCGTGAGTTTGCAATCCCTCTGCCAGAATGTCGTCGAGCGTGGGGGGCCTCGCCGAAGAGGGGCGCAGCACGGCACGGGCCGTGTCCCGCAGCACCGCGAGGTCGCTGCGCCAGCTCCGCTGCTCGAGATAAGCGGCGTATCTCCTCAGTTTCCACGGCTGCAGGTGGGCGCGGTAGAACGCCTCGCGGTCTCCGGCGACCCCGGCGAGGAGCTCCTCTTCGTCGCGGAGCCGCAGCGTGACCGGATCGGTCAGGCCCGGGCGCGCCCCGAGAATCGCCCGCCAGCGCGGATCGGCGGCGTCGAAGTAGCGGGGCACCTCCGGGCGGGGTCCGACGAAGGCCATGTCTCCGGCGAGGACGTTCCACAGCTCCGGGAGCTCGTCGATTTTCGTCCGCCGGAGGAGACGGCCCACCCGGGTCACTCGCGCGTCTCCTCGAGCGGTCACGGCCGCTCCCGCCGAGGTCCGCATGGTCCGGAGCTTCACGAGCGTGAAGAGCCGCCCGCTCCTTCCGACACGTTGCTGTCGGAAGATCGGCGACTTCCCCGTCGTCAGGAAAATCGCGGCGCCGGCAATCAGCAGGAACGGAGCCGCGACGGCGAGTCCGGCGAGAGCGGCCGCGACCTCGACGGCGCGGGGGAGGCCCCTTCCGGTCGGATCGCCCCCGCCGCTCACGATCCCGCGGCGGCGGCGCCCGCCGCCGCGGCCGCGTGTCGCCGGCAGAGCGTCTCGATCGCTCCGATCACGCGATCCTGGGACTCGTCGTCGAGGTCCGGATAGAGCGGGAGGCTGACCAGCCGCTCCCAGGCGCGCGACGCCGCCGGGAAGTCGGCGCGCGTCCAGCCGAACGTCTCCTCGTAGTACGGGTGGAGATGCAGCGGACGCCAGTGCACCGACGTTCCGACTCCTTCGTCGCGGAGCCCCGCGAGGAATTCGTCCCGCCCGATCTCGAGCGCCTCGAGCCGCAGGCGGACCGGGAACAGATGCCAGGCGTGCAGCCGGTCCGGATCCTCGCCGGGGAGCTCGATCTCCTCGACGTTCCGGAGTCGTTCCATGTATCGGCGGGCCCGGTCTTCGCGCGCGCGCCGCATCTCCTCCGCGCGCGGGAGCTGCGCGACGCCGATCGCGGCTGCGAGGTCGGTCATGTTGTACTTGTACCCGGGGGCGAGGATCCGGTAATCCCACGCTCCGTTTCCCGTGTAACGCCCCCACGCGTCGTGCGAGAGGCCGTGCAGGGACATCAGGCGCATCCGGTCGGCGAGCGCGGCGTCGCCGGTGACCGCCATTCCGCCTTCGCCCGTCGTGATCGTCTTGTTGGCGTAGAACGAGAAGCACGTCACGTCCGCCGTGTCCTCTCCGCATCGTTGCCACGCTTCCCCCGGCGCGGGGCGCCAGGCGGCCGGGAACGCGTGCGCGGCGTCCTCGATCACCCACAGGCCGCGCTCCTGCGCGAAGCGGCGGACCTTCGAAATGTCCATCATCACTCCGCCGACGTGCACCGGCATGATCCCGGCGACGCGCGTCGCGCGGGAAACGGCCGGCGGGAGCGCGCCTCGCCGGAAGAGATCGATCTTCCGCGCGGCGTCCCGAAGATCGAGATGGAGCGTCACCGGATCGACGTCGACCAGAATGGGAATCGCGCCGCGATAGCGGACGACCTCGGCGGTCGCGGCGAACGTCATCGTGGGCACCAGCACCGCCTCTCCCCGCGCGAGACCGACGGCCTCGACGGCGAGATGGAGCGCGGCGGTGCACGAATTGAGCGCGATCGCGTTCCGGGCGCCGACCGCCTCGGCGAACTCCGCCTCGAACCGCCGGACCTTCGGCCCGGTCGTCAGCCAGCCCGAGCGGAGCGACGAGACGACTTCGGCGATCTCGGCGTCGGTGATCTGGGGGCGATGGAAGGGAACCGCGAGCTCCATGAAACCTCCTCCTCCGTGCCGGCGGGGACCCGGCGGCCCTTCCACCGGTTCCAGAATCGTGCCAACCCGGCGAGGAAGCCGAATCCATAGGAAAAATGCAGCGTCGCGAACGCGACCGGGAGGAGGGGCAGCAGGCGGGCGCTCTGCTTTCGCGCGGCCCAGGCGGACGCGGCGAGATTCCCCGCGCCGTAGGCGCCCGCGAGCCCGGCGAGCGCGAAGCGCGCGGGCCGCCAGACGAAGGACGCGGCCGTGGCGGCCAGCAGGGCGCCCACGAGAGCGGGCGGCGCGAACTGCCGGGGCCGCATCTGCCGGGGATGCTTCTGCACGACGCGCACCTTCCAGAATCCGTACTGGAAGTACTGGCGGGCGAGCGAACGGATCGTCGGCCGGTTGAAGTAGCGGGAGCGGATCTCGGGCGCGAGGAGGATCCTCCCCCCGCGCGCGCGGAGCCGGTAGTTCAGCTCGTCGTCCTGGTCGCGGACCATCTCGGGGTCGAATCCCCCCAGGTCCTCGAGCACGCTTCTCGGCCACGCGCCCATGTACACCGTGTCGACCCACTCTTCGCGGTCGGAGTAGTGGAATCGCGCTCCGCCGACGCCGAAGGGCGAGCTCGTCGCGACCGCGACCGCCCGGGCGAACGGCCCCTCCCCCACCGCCGTCATTCGTCCGCCGACGTTCTGCGCGCCGGAGCGCCTCAGGGCTTCGACGCAGCGCCGAACGTAATCGGGCTCGACGATCGTGTGGCCGTCGACGCGCACGACGACCTCGCCGCGCGCGGCGGCGATCGCGGCGTTCATCGCGGTCGGCACGATCCCGGCGGGGTTGTCGACGATCGAAACCGGCACTTCCGGAACCGCCCCGGCGGAGCGCCGCACGATCTCGCGCGTGTCGTCGGTCGACATTCCGTCGGCGACGATCACTTCCAGCCGGCCGGGGGGCCAGTCCTGCGCGAGGACCGCCCCGAGGCTCCGGGCGATGAAGGGGCCTTCGTTGCGCACGGGCAGGATCACGGTCACGAGAGGTTCGGAAATCATGCGCGCGCCGCCTCCGACGGCGCGGGCGGCGCCTCCGGATCGATGTTGCAGACGACGGCGCGGAACTTCCCGTTCGGTCCGCGCGGGATCGCGTCGCATTCCTCGAACTGCACGGCGATCCGCCCCA from Thermoanaerobaculia bacterium carries:
- a CDS encoding polysaccharide biosynthesis/export family protein, yielding MSARARIAIAAAALFAVLLGAPPIASGAGSEYRIGPKDLLDVKVFEVPELNVERRVSDAGKIDLPLLGEFPVGGMTAGEAASRLEEMLKDKYVNRASVSIVIKEYQDKPVSVLGAVAKPGSLTVSGNWTLLQAISAAGGLTPQAGKKIYVLRRAENSLSDTLELSTDDLLQNASMLWNVPIFPSDVINVPAKSTVKVFCLGEVKTPGALEFDGNDAVTLLAVIAKAGGLTDRASKTIRIQRRHPDGKTTELVAHYGRIVSGHETNPVLQPDDVVIVKESFL
- a CDS encoding nucleoside-diphosphate sugar epimerase/dehydratase; the protein is MNVRPSLSRAFVRQIQIALDFTVLAAAFVLAYALRFDFSWRSADARACWTQLPLVVLVQFFALISAGVYRFIWRYVGIREGRAFLRAALGSAAVLAAIRFLAPERLALFRVPVSVIVTSSAFAFGGVLALRVLRRVAFERSRHAEDRRAQPAGEKHAVLLVGAGQAGVLAAREIVGRGDIDLDVKGFVDDDVRKVGAEIHGIRVLGTTRDIPRLVQQHGVGQVVITIARIRRSEILRLLDLCRSIPVKVRIIPGLYEVLQGKVKVTRIRDVEIEDLLGRERVQLDEGQIGEFLRARTVMVTGAGGSIGSELVRQIARYRPSRILLVERAEFALFSIEREAARVFPDVSVVPLIADVVDEPRLRAIFSEYRPEVVLHAAAHKHVPMMESNPAEAIKNNVGGTRIVGELAGEFGVEAFVLISTDKAVRPTSVMGASKRMAELVVQDLAKRYATRFLAVRFGNVMGSVGSVIPIFREQIRRGGPVTVTHPEMKRYFMTIPEATQLVLQAGAMGGGGEIFVLDMGEPVRILDIAEQMIALTGLTPYEDMDIVFTGLRPGEKLFEELEMTDEKMEKTRHPRIFIGRLASWPAEVVARSVVELERLAREGRGDAVRERLSGLLPESKLAPHAPEEAPAADVRRDNVSRFPALARTESPAVLAGRQFPG
- a CDS encoding sugar transferase, which gives rise to MSGGGDPTGRGLPRAVEVAAALAGLAVAAPFLLIAGAAIFLTTGKSPIFRQQRVGRSGRLFTLVKLRTMRTSAGAAVTARGDARVTRVGRLLRRTKIDELPELWNVLAGDMAFVGPRPEVPRYFDAADPRWRAILGARPGLTDPVTLRLRDEEELLAGVAGDREAFYRAHLQPWKLRRYAAYLEQRSWRSDLAVLRDTARAVLRPSSARPPTLDDILAEGLQTHADAR
- a CDS encoding DegT/DnrJ/EryC1/StrS aminotransferase family protein; translation: MELAVPFHRPQITDAEIAEVVSSLRSGWLTTGPKVRRFEAEFAEAVGARNAIALNSCTAALHLAVEAVGLARGEAVLVPTMTFAATAEVVRYRGAIPILVDVDPVTLHLDLRDAARKIDLFRRGALPPAVSRATRVAGIMPVHVGGVMMDISKVRRFAQERGLWVIEDAAHAFPAAWRPAPGEAWQRCGEDTADVTCFSFYANKTITTGEGGMAVTGDAALADRMRLMSLHGLSHDAWGRYTGNGAWDYRILAPGYKYNMTDLAAAIGVAQLPRAEEMRRAREDRARRYMERLRNVEEIELPGEDPDRLHAWHLFPVRLRLEALEIGRDEFLAGLRDEGVGTSVHWRPLHLHPYYEETFGWTRADFPAASRAWERLVSLPLYPDLDDESQDRVIGAIETLCRRHAAAAAGAAAAGS
- a CDS encoding glycosyltransferase family 2 protein, producing MISEPLVTVILPVRNEGPFIARSLGAVLAQDWPPGRLEVIVADGMSTDDTREIVRRSAGAVPEVPVSIVDNPAGIVPTAMNAAIAAARGEVVVRVDGHTIVEPDYVRRCVEALRRSGAQNVGGRMTAVGEGPFARAVAVATSSPFGVGGARFHYSDREEWVDTVYMGAWPRSVLEDLGGFDPEMVRDQDDELNYRLRARGGRILLAPEIRSRYFNRPTIRSLARQYFQYGFWKVRVVQKHPRQMRPRQFAPPALVGALLAATAASFVWRPARFALAGLAGAYGAGNLAASAWAARKQSARLLPLLPVAFATLHFSYGFGFLAGLARFWNRWKGRRVPAGTEEEVSWSSRFPSIAPRSPTPRSPKSSRRSARAG